The Acomys russatus chromosome X, mAcoRus1.1, whole genome shotgun sequence genome segment CGACTTGCTACAAAGACTCCGCTGGCATTTGCGGTTCGGGCGACTGAACCTGCGTAAGATAGCCACTTTACTCCCGCGTTGCAGATAGCCTTCTCCAGAAGTGCTGCGGGCTTTCAGCGCTTTCCAGGAGCTATGCCTCGGGGACGGAAGAGTCGGCGCCGCCGGAACGCAAAGGCAGCAGAAGAGAATCGCAACAATCGCAAGATCCAGGCCTCAGAGGCCTCTGAGACCCCGATGGCGGCTTCTGTGGTCTCCAGCACACCGGAAGAATACCTGAGCGGCCCAGAGGAAGACACAAGCACTCCAGAGAAGGCCTCCACTACTCCTGAGGAAGCATCGAGCACTGCCCTAGTGAAAAAGCCTATTACACGGAGCAGTTTTCAGGGCACCAAGAAAAGTCTCCTAATGTCCATATTAGCCCTCATCTTCATCATGGGCAACAGTGCCAAGGAAGCCCTGGTGTGGAAAGTGCTGGGGAAGTTAGGGATGCAGCCTGGGAGGCAGCACAGCATCTTTGGAGATCCTAAGAAGGTCGTTACAGAAGAGTTTGTGCGCAGAGGGTATCTGCTTTATAAGCCAGTGCCCCGCAGCAGCCCAGTGGAGTATGAGTTCTTCTGGGGCCCTCGAGCACACGTGGAATCCAGCAAGCTGAAAGTCATGCATTTTGTGGCAAGAGTTCGGAACCGATGCTCCAAAGACTGGCCATGTAACTATGACTGGGATTCAGATGATGATGCAGAGGTTGAGGCTATTCTCAATTCAGGTGCTAGGGGTTATTCCACTGCATAGAGAGGTCCCAGGCAGACCCTTAGGAATGGAAAGGAGAATCCAAAGTACTCCATCGAGTAGATAGGCAGGGTCCTCAATACAAAATGATGtatgtggagggtggggagggcacCGTATTTGGTATTCGTGATCAGTGCTAATTGTTATACTGCGAAATAGTGTTTGCTTTAGATATTGTActcttgtattcattttataaCACTGTTGATTAAGAATCacaatatgtttaaatatataattgaGAAGGTGTTTATGTTATTTTTACTGTCGTTGACATTTGGTACAACAGCTGTGTTAACCTTATTAAATGAAGGCCTTCTGTCGTGTTGTGTGATGTACGGAAAGTGTACCACTGAAAGAGGctgttctttgaaagtttggAATAACCAGTACAATGGTAAATGGAGGAAGATAAtagatttgttctgtttttcccttGTGTCTGGTGTCTTGTAAAGAGACATCTGTGAATATGCTTACTGCGCAAATAGCATAAATAAAAGCATAGTGAATAGtatgttttgttcatttattgtCCACCGGTTAAGTGCGGTCCAAATTTAGATTCAAGGGGCAGTCCTTAGCAGACAGCACCCAGTTTCCATGAAACTTCTAGACTGTGTGGGAAGGGGGAAAGGTGGAAATGGAATAAGTGCTGTAGAGAATGATCATGGACTATGAAGCTGATGACATCATCTGGGGGATAAATAGGAAAAAGAGGGTTTCATAGGATGCTTTAAAATCAAAGGGACACTTGGAGAATGAAGGAAAAAGGCAGGGCTGCCATATATTATTTGGAACTGAGTGTTTCATTGAATACTTACCACACCTTGTTAGAAAAGCCATTGGTAAAGACTTGGAAATATTCTAGagtaataaagaaatagaagacaatAGAGGTATGTTGACAGAAGGGTGGTGGGGGAAAATGGATTGCTGTGGGGtggcagaaagggaaaaaaatgacagaaaaatccTTGAGGCAGTGCCATTCTGAGGTCTCAAGCTAATATTGGGGTGGAACTATGATCACCATGAACCTGCCCAAGCTCCTCTAATGTCAGCGTGGGAGGTTAAACCTGGAGTCAATTAAGGCAATGTGGCTATTGGGGAAATAAAAAAGTCCTCCGTGAACTACGCAAGTATGTGGagggggaagcagagagcaagaaaggagaagggaaggagggaaagagaggcccCAGCCTCACAGGACGGCTGTTACCCTTCACAATAAGGCAGTGATAATAAAATCATCAATGCTCATGGTGGCTCTGGGACAGTGCAGAGAAAGGCACTGAAACAGCTGACTTCTGATGGTGGAGGGGCCTGAGAGAAGATCCAACGTGGAGGAGCTTCACAGGAAGGAGGCAAACACATTTCTCAGGTGTGAGAGATTCTTGCACTGctcaaaactctgtgtgtgtgtgtgtgtgtgtgcatgcgcgcacgcacgcttgcgtgcatctgtctgtctgtctgtctccgtgTCTCTCTGGCTGTGTCTGccactctgtgtgtctgtgttttcaggGGCAAGGTAGTATTGGCATTTCAGTTTCCCCTTGAGGTAATGTGGTCAATGAAAATGTGGAGACATGGGAGCCTCCCCCCACTTCTCCTGAGCTACCTGGGTGAGAACAAGCACAAGAAGCACGTGCCAGCACTAGAGCTGCTCACATTCACCCTGAGGAGCGCACCCAAAGAGGAGACTGCAGTCCCCTTGGAGAGCACAGGACACACAGGTGGCTAGAGCAGCCAGGCCACACAGAGCTCAGTGGCCAGGATAGTTTCCTCCCTCCTTGGCTCTAGCTTCACCTGACACCTAGTGGAGTACAAGGCCTGGTCCCTGGGTGTGGCACAGGGAGGCAATGATTTTATGCAGAGCCCAAGGACCCACAGCCAGCAGTGTGCAGGCTGAGGAGGCTTCCACCAGAAGCAGAACCCATGAAGCTTCAGAAGCTCCCAGCACGGGCTGAGCGCCTTCTATGAATCAGGTGGTGCAGGACAGGCCTAGCACAAGCAATCAAGAGGCTTCTCCCTGCCCCTGAAGTGCACATTTGTCAATGTACCTCAAGAAGTGGGGAGCTAAAAAATCAAGGAAGAGGTCAGCACAGAGCTTTCTGGGCCAAAGCCACAGGAGTGGCAGACCTCAGACCTTGCTTCTTTCTCCACActcccagagttcctttctctAGGCCACTCTGCCATCTGTTATGGTTTGCCAAGGCACACTCCTAGGGTCTCTGCCCTCAAAGGGAATGAAGTTTCAGGTCCCAGCCCTCAGTTCCATGGAATGGGGAGACACTCTATTTCTCCTCTTTTCATAGAAGGTTCCTCTTAGCAGTGCCTCAACTCCAGGCAAGGCAGCAAGGAGGTAGGAGAGCCTGTGGCAGAAAGGACTCTCCCGCACTTCATGCTTGACAGAGGAGTGCCACAACTTGTCCCCGCCAGGCAAGGATGATCACTGGACCAATTTGACAGAGTGCCAGCTAGCTCAGAGCTGGATGTGATTTATGTCCATCAAAACCTGCCTGATTCTGGTGATGGTCTCCTGGGAATAAAGACCCAACAGCCTAACATGCGTCCTGGGGAGCACAGACCAAGAAGCTTGATGATGACCTACAGCAGGAATGCCcgttcccggggggggggggagggggagggaacagGAGCAAGCCTCCAGGTGCTCTGTACCAgggacagcagcaggaggaggcccCGCTCAGCTCCAGTGTGGAAACAAGGCTTTGGGGGACCTGCTTGGTGCAGGCCTGGTACCTTCAAAGGGCTGGGCACATTTGCCTGCTGGTCAGTCCTCCCACCACACTACTGAAGGACTGCAAAGTGACCCTTGCTTTGGAGGAGTAGGGGCTGAGTGGCTGTGAAAGGAGCAACACACAGCACTGGGGGAGAGCCAGGTGAGAGGAATCTTGGAAGAGGGTGAGCAAGAGAGCATGCTCAGGGCGACAGCCACACACATGCTTTCAGCCTCCAATTCTGTGGAGACGAGACAGAAACTAAGAGGCCTTCCTCCAAAACACTAGAAGACTAAACTGGTCCCGTCGCTGCAGCATTTCCAAGAAATCAGTGGGAAAGCATTAGTTTGAGGTTGCAAAGAtgaaagataaagagaaagagcCCTCCAGTGGATTAGAGAACAGGGGCTTGggaagtgaagagagaaaggaagagacagggagaggagaaTTTCCAAGGCTAGCAAGAGTGTCAGCTTGGTCAGCCTGGACTTTACTGAGTCCCTAAACTAGACCAGCGATTTCTCAGGCTGTTTGCCTGCATGATCTCTGGTGTGCATACCACTCTGAGTCCGGATGACAAGAGTAGAAACTCATAGAACTCCCACAGGTCATTGGCAACCCACGATTGTTCCATGACAGACTTACATGGGGAAACAAACCCAGTCAAGACTAAGATTGGCATCCCAGTCCTAAACCATGACACCACTCAGCCTGGGAGGAGTCCTCTGTGTCAAATGCCTTCAAACCAGGGCAACCGTGAAGAGGATGTGCAGG includes the following:
- the Mageh1 gene encoding melanoma-associated antigen H1 produces the protein MPRGRKSRRRRNAKAAEENRNNRKIQASEASETPMAASVVSSTPEEYLSGPEEDTSTPEKASTTPEEASSTALVKKPITRSSFQGTKKSLLMSILALIFIMGNSAKEALVWKVLGKLGMQPGRQHSIFGDPKKVVTEEFVRRGYLLYKPVPRSSPVEYEFFWGPRAHVESSKLKVMHFVARVRNRCSKDWPCNYDWDSDDDAEVEAILNSGARGYSTA